In Onychostoma macrolepis isolate SWU-2019 chromosome 04, ASM1243209v1, whole genome shotgun sequence, one DNA window encodes the following:
- the LOC131538956 gene encoding tripartite motif-containing protein 16-like, with amino-acid sequence MAEARFSQDDFICPVCLELFRDPVTISCGHSYCKSCITGHWDQEDQVRVYSCPQCRQTFIPRPALGKNTILAEVVEKLEKTKLPADCYAGAGDVQCDVCSGRKYKAVKSCLVCLNSYCQTHLAQHESFFKGKRHNLTEATGRLQEMICREHDKHLDMYCITDQQCICVLCTKYEHKNHNTASAAAQRTEKQMQVKELQRRFQQRIQQREKDLQQLRESVESHKRSTQTAVEDSERIFTELILSIEKRRSELIQQMRDQEKSAVSRAEEQLKQLEQEINDLRRKNAELEQLSQTQDHIHFLQSFQSLSAPPESTYVNDNPLISLFSFDGVRESVSQLRIKLQDFCKEDLKNISDGVRFTNIVPRTRNDFLQYSHQLTLDTNTLNKGLHLSKRNRVIEYTVTKQPYPDHPNRFDHYRQVLCRERVCGRCYWEIEWSGYVAISVSYKSISRKGRGDENWFGRNDQSWSLFCSPSSYSLRHNNIKTDLPVKAMSSRIGVYVDHSAGTLSFYSIFDTMSLIHTVQTTFTQPLYPGFGVDYYESSVKLC; translated from the exons atggCAGAAGCCAGATTTTCTCAGGATGACTTCATCTGTCCAGTGTGTCTGGAACTCTTTAGGGATCCAGTGACGATTTCCTGTGGGCACAGTTACTGTAAAAGCTGTATTACAGGCCACTGGGATCAGGAGGATCAGGTGAGAGTCTACAGCTgccctcagtgcagacagaccttcaTTCCAAGACCTGCTTTAGGTAAAAACACCATTCTGGCTGAAGTGGTGGAGAAACTGGAGAAGACTAAACTTCCTGCTGACTGTTATGCTGGAGCTGGAGATGTGCAGTGTGACGTCTGTTCTGGAAGAAAATACAAAGCTGTCAAGTCCTGTCTGGTGTGTCTGAACTCTTACTGTCAAACTCACCTTGCACAACATGAGAGTTTCTTTAAAGGAAAGAGACACAATTTGACTGAAGCCACTGGACGACTGCAGGAGATGATCTGCCGTGAACACGATAAACACCTGGACATGTACTGTATCACTGACCAACAATGCATTTGTGTACTGTGCACAAAATATGAGCATAAAAACCACAACACTGCATCAGCTGCAGCACAGAGAACAGAGAAACAG ATGCAGGTGAAGGAGTTACAGAGAAGGTTCCAGCAGAgaatccagcagagagagaaagatcttcAGCAGCTGAGAGAGTCTGTGGAGTCTCATAAG CGCTCTacacagacagcagtggaggacagtgagaggatctttactgaGCTCATCCTCTCCATTGAGAAAAGACGCTCTGAACTGATACAGCAGATGAGAGATCAGGAAAAGTCtgcagtgagtcgagctgaagaACAACTGAAGCaactggagcaggagatcaatgatctgaggaggaaaaatgctgagctggagcagctttcacaAACACAGGATCACATCCATTTCCTGCAG agtttccagtctctctcagcACCTCCTGAATCTACATATGTAAATGACAATCCCTTAATTTCTCTATTCTCTTTTGATGGCGTGAGAGAATCTGTCAGTCAGCTGAGAATCAAACTGCAGGATTTCTGCAAAGAAGATCTCAAAAACATCTCTGACGGAG TCAGATTCACCAACATTGTTCCCAGGACCAGGAACGACTTCCTACAAT ATTCCCATCAGCTCACTCTGGATACAAACACACTGAATAAAGGCCTCCACCTGTCCAAGAGGAACAGAGTGATTGAATATACTGTCACAAAGCAGCCATATCCTGATCATCCAAACCGATTTGATCATTATcgtcaggtgttgtgtagagagcgtgtgtgtggacgctgttactgggagattGAGTGGAGTGGATATGTGGctatatcagtgtcatataagagcattAGCAGGAAGGGGCGGGGTGATGAGAATTGGTTTGGACgtaatgatcagtcctggagtttgtTCTGCTCTCCCTCCAGTTACTCATTAAGACACAATAACATAAAGACTGATCTCCCTGTGAAGGCCATGAGCAGTAGAATAGGAGTGTATGTGGATCACagtgcaggaactctgtccttctacagcatctttgacacaatgagcctcatccatacagtccagaccacattcactcagccgctctatcctggTTTTGGGGTTGATTATTATGAATCATCAGTGAAGCTGTGTTGA